The Oncorhynchus nerka isolate Pitt River linkage group LG24, Oner_Uvic_2.0, whole genome shotgun sequence genome has a window encoding:
- the LOC115107384 gene encoding vimentin-type intermediate filament-associated coiled-coil protein gives MSSPSPVQIREANVHLAAVHRRVAELEQRLEAAENTVREQAESLIRKDEQLRAATQEITEAKNKEIYYLHEKLCKSEDTIQRFQNMIKEKDAMIGQLQHRCQLLDNICKSRPLLDSMLFHMAEAERLGPVVGMGEPTVKTSLTDGESNCSPNRISNHKDFSLSEDDQELDEIVFGTTV, from the exons ATGTCCTCGCCGTCACCGGTACAAATTCGAGAGGCGAACGTACACCTGGCCGCGGTGCACCGGCGGGTAGCAGAACTGGAGCAGCGGCTCGAGGCAGCAGAGAACACCGTGAGGGAGCAAGCAGAGAGTCTCATCAGGAAGGACGAGCAACTGAGGGCTGCTACCCAGGAGATCACCGAGGCCAAGAATAA AGAGATTTACTACCTCCACGAGAAGCTGTGCAAGTCAGAGGACACCATCCAGAGGTTTCAGAACATGATCAAGGAGAAGGATGCTATGATAGGCCAGTTGCAACATCGCTGCCAGCTCCTGGACAACATCTGTAAGAGCAGGCCTTTACTAGACAGTATGCTGTTCCATATGGCTGAGGCAGAAAGACTTGGGCCAGTGGTGGGGATGGGTGAACCCACTGTCAAAACATCCCTCACAGACGGGGAGTCAAACTGCAGTCCCAACCGCATCTCTAACCACAAAGACTTCTCTCTCAGTGAGGATGACCAGGAGCTGGATGAGATAGTGTTTGGAACAACTGTATAG